The genomic stretch ggtctgaccgaccgactgggcctggaccggttaccccggcgggacttatgagtctcaccatgCCTCTTTCTGATGTTAGtgttggttgtaagagggggtagtcgggccaaaacctcttgaatatgcttgtttgctttcgccagctgactcctcaactgtgcattttccatttctaccgtcgtgtagaaatctgggttcggattgggcggccggggagtcgaacttccagtgtcgtcttggcccattggTTGCTTGCccggtcgctgctgaacctcagggttctgctcatcggatatggcgacatggtgggcctcctgcccatcacgttgatccgcCTTGTTACCTTGCCTTGAGCGagtaactaccatggttgggtttttgtgatagcaccaatctaaaagatctcaatgaaagcaccaaactgttgacgcgattcttcggcaatagataattatatgaataaggagagggattagtgctaaatgatgaaccgtaatagatgaatgatctcaaaggaagattataactcgaatacttttttaggtggttcaaaggttaaaatccttctagtccaccagccaatattattgatatatctctgatattccttacagggtatttctttacaaattagaagccaaccctttgcaacacccagggtctccatatttatagggagaggacacctaggtgttggcaaagggggtcatcccgtgaccttcttacccatcatgtcacttctgtgacattcatgattaattcctaaaacctgacaatgaagtgtggtctaatcaataggtaagggggataatgggccgcatggcccaaaccagtcgtggggtgcctgaacacacacgtttaaGCTACGTGTCCAagatttcaggaatggagtagacacgtgatgtctgatatgcgcacgtttacattgcgtggttgacttaaTAAAGGGTCGGACGTGTCAGCTccagcttgatgtagtctcagctcgtggtgtccacgctgCTGACCCGATCCctgagtattcttactaaaccatTGGCTACCTCAAGCTAAAGAAGTAGAGATTTGTAACAGTAGCTCCGGGTAGGAGCTTCCACGTGGATGATAGGATTATGCCCATTtctagctcgctaataacccgtggatatttagggcatacacAAGGAATTCCAACCTCTGCACAACCTTGACAAGGCAGCATTAGATGAGTTTTTATTTCTGAGATCAAACCGTTCCGTGTCAGAATCCCTAGTTGCTGAAGTGAGGTCAATGGACCAAGTCgggataagaacttcacacatcaTCTCCCACTTGACAATGCAGTCTGGTGGGTATGAAAGGATACCTTGCCAGCTACGAGACGTTTACAACAAGGTCGCCCATgtcaaaagaaaagagaaaagatgTACAGATTCATATGGTGCTTTGGGATATTTGGATTGTCTGTCAAAGAGGGATCCAAATTTCTTCATTCAATATCAATGTGACGTGGAGAACAGATTGGGGAACCTATTTTGGGCAGACAGATATTCTCGACAGGATTTCGTCGCATTCGGTGAGGTTATTGGATTTGACACAACATATATgacaaacaaatataataaaccCCTGACAATTATTTTGGGCGTCAATCATCATTTCAAGACCTGCATATTTGGAATGGCACTGCTTAACTCCGAGGATGAGCAAACTTACTTTTGGTTGCTTGACAAATTTATTGAATGCCACAATCATGTAACACCAAAAGTTGTGGTGACAGATGGAGATGGAGCTATCAAAAATGTTGTCTTCAAGTACTTCCCAAATGCAACTCATCGGTTGTGTGCGTGGCACCTATGTACCAACGCTTTAAAAATTTCAAAAGACCCCCAATTCTTACAAGGATTTCAAGATGTCATGTACAACTATTACACAATAGAGGAGTTCATGCAAAAATGGGGGGAATTAATACAGAAATTTGACCTCCATTCTAGCCAATGGTGCACCAACACTTATCACAGTCGTCGTTCATGGACAGACATACCTAAGAGGGAAATTTGTCGCCGGAATGTGGACCAACCAAAGATGTGAGTCCATGAattcaagtattaaaaaattcCTACATGCAAGTTATAGTCTCTGTGAATTCGTTACCTCGATTGACGTTGCTATGACAAAGTTGAGGTACGTCGAGAGAGAAGATGATTACAATAGTCAACACAGTAGTCCTCCAATACCaggtcccaaaaatgctcttaagaCGTACCATGAGTAGTGTGCCAAATTATACACTAGAAATATGTACTATAAAGTGGCTGATCAAATCAAAGTGGAACATTTTTGAGACAAACGGCTATCCATGTAGACATATTTGGGCTGTAATGAAATACCGTCATATGAAGATAGTACCACAGTCTCTCCTGCTAAAACAGTGGAGTAAGAATGCAAAAGCAGACCTCTCGCTCGAACTAAAGCAACACTCCACAGAAAAGCAACAGTTAtttgaaatggctaggcagaCATCCCTCGCTTTGGATACAAACTTGCTGAGCTATTACGCTTCCAAGTCTGAGCAATCTTACACCAAAGCGAAACAAGAAGTGGCAACACTAACTGCAATGTTCAAGGATGCAGTTCCATTGGAATCAAACACCGGTAACAACGACTCGGGACGATATCAAACCTATCAAGAAAATGAAAACATTACCAGGGACCCAACACCTTGTAGAACTAAAGGATCCGCCTATGCAAGAAACAATAGGGACAATGTTTTGATAGATATGTCGGATGGAGCCGTTAAAACTAAAAGGAAGTGTTCGAACTGTTATTCTGCAGATCACAATCGAAGAACATGCCCTCAGCTGGTCGGTCTACCGCTTCCTCACAGTTAACAACCCTCACCAAGTAAGAGAGCTTAGCATTCAGTTAAATTTGACGAATCTAGATGACCATTGAACTTTATGATAGAATGATAGTGCAAAGTGACTAAGTGTCTATTTTCGTAGGCTTTCTATCATACTTAACAATTAAAGTGTTTTGTAATGGTTTAGGTGGCTGAATTAGTATAACAATTGCATTAATGTAAGTGAATTCAAATTGTAGCTAAATAGTAGATTTGTTTCAATGGTAAAAAATTATTGATTATGGCAGTTCAATCATATTTGTAATGTTTTAGAAAGGTAGATTAATGATAATCAAATGACCAATCCTAAATATATGTTCCTTTTTTAGTGACGCTTCACTCTAATTGATAAAATTTGATAACAAATTGACTGTAATcgtcttcttctctttctcttcatTATATACCATGCGTATCACTATTATTGAAATTTCATTAATTGTACATTAAAGAGTAAATTAGTAAAAATAGTCATCTTCACAATTAAAATGAAGGATTACACAATATGAAATAATAACACTTACTTAATCATATCGTGTAGATTTGAGCCTATTATTTATACTTACGAGATTTTAATAGTAAGTAactttgttaacttttttaattgATTGCTTAAAGTATATATGCTTCTCACCAAATAGGCATAAAATCATTCAAACCATGTTTAAAGcataatattaatatgaattaggtaattaattaggataaaaaaacaaaaatattttcaTTGTTAATGCAACTCACCAAACTTGTTTATTACTATTACAAATTTACCAATATTATTCTATTAAGTAAGCTAATAATATTGTTATCTTTATCATTAATTAGGATAAAAAAGTGTTAATTAGTTTTGATTTTAGCAGTCCTCATTGTTTTACTAACTTTTGACTACAATATTTAATACTACGTCCTCTGATATATTAATTGATCACTACTTTGTCTGCTGGTAACATAACAAAAGGggaagatatattaaataacacatctTCATTACAAAAATTTATCTTAGGTGCCCCATTCATAACTTTGGGcctaataaaaaaaatctcaattttaaAGTTTATTTCACTGTAATAGACCCTTTTCGTTTGGGCCGTGCTCATGGACTCGGATTGACCCATCTACCTGTGTTAAACAGTATGTGTTgcgaaatcataaacaatgtgcAAAATAGTAAGAACAATGTACTAAATGTACAGTCAATGTAAAAAAACAACAAATATGTTATGTAGCTACAAATTACCAAAAGACCAAAAGTTCAAGATGTACAATTACCAGAAAACCACCCACAACATGTAACTATTcacattaaatattataaaaccGGTTATATCCGGTGGCTTGCACAGTTTCATTAATTGTGCGATGGGACAAACTACACTATTCAGCCTCACTTTTGATCAGAAATAGTGTTACAATGTCAGTCCAATAGTAGTACAAATTGGGGCCCCCTTTGACTATTTTCTGACTGAACCGCTCCTTGAACGGAATATAATCCAAGGCCcatcatacatacatatatatatatatacctgaaTCTAGTGAATGGCTTGTGCCTTAGGCACGAGCAACCCGTTGACAATGTTACTTTTTCTCTTGTGTTTTGCTCATTGCCAGAAGACTAAAAGTAATTTTGAAATGAAtgagtaaaaaaatatatttgcgtTTTGAATTCTTGTACGTGaagaaagtaaataataatataaacaaatagttcataattaataatTTGTTTATCTTGGGCTTGAAAATTGAATTGAAtatattatttattgaatttaagtttattattattattattattattatgtatttttccACTTCTCTGATTCTCTGAccatttttctttatttaataaattcatAGTCTGTGAAAAGATAACTTGGTTGTAAatgaatatttttctaaatatttcatgaaactatttacaacttcacAAATAGTTTACTAATTTGGAAGAAATAAAATGCCTCATTCTcccattaaaaaataataa from Humulus lupulus chromosome 5, drHumLupu1.1, whole genome shotgun sequence encodes the following:
- the LOC133779589 gene encoding protein FAR1-RELATED SEQUENCE 5-like codes for the protein MQSGGYERIPCQLRDVYNKVAHVKRKEKRCTDSYGALGYLDCLSKRDPNFFIQYQCDVENRLGNLFWADRYSRQDFVAFGEVIGFDTTYMTNKYNKPLTIILGVNHHFKTCIFGMALLNSEDEQTYFWLLDKFIECHNHVTPKVVVTDGDGAIKNVVFKYFPNATHRLCAWHLCTNALKISKDPQFLQGFQDVMYNYYTIEEFMQKWGELIQKFDLHSSQWCTNTYHSRRSWTDIPKREICRRNVDQPKM
- the LOC133779590 gene encoding protein FAR1-RELATED SEQUENCE 1-like yields the protein MSSVPNYTLEICTIKWLIKSKWNIFETNGYPCRHIWAVMKYRHMKIVPQSLLLKQWSKNAKADLSLELKQHSTEKQQLFEMARQTSLALDTNLLSYYASKSEQSYTKAKQEVATLTAMFKDAVPLESNTGNNDSGRYQTYQENENITRDPTPCRTKGSAYARNNRDNVLIDMSDGAVKTKRKCSNCYSADHNRRTCPQLVGLPLPHS